The sequence CCGCGCCGAGGCGGAAGCACGGGCACGAGCGGCGGAAGAACGAGCGCAGCGGGAAGCCGCCGCACGGGCCGAGGCGGAAGCGCTGGCGCGTGCAGCAGCGGAGCAAGCACGAGCGGCGGAAGAACAAGCGCAGCGGGAAGCCGCCGCACGGGCCGAGGCGGAAGAACAGGCCCGGCACGAAGCGACTGCGCGGGCCGAGCTTGAAGCCCGTCTGCGCGAGCTGGAGGCCGAGTTGCGGAGGTTACGGGGATTGATGTAGGCAGATACCGAACCTGGCGGGAAGGTGAGAGGGGCAACCGAGCAGGTTGCCCCTCTCACGTTCTGTCTGCCCTAGAGGATGTCCGGCGCTGTACCACAACCGTTCCGCCAACGTCCCAGGTCATACCGGTGCACGGTGCACCTTCCCCACCATTGCCGCGTTTTTTGCGTAACTTTTTGGCCGCTCAAACGGTTTCTTTATCGAGCACCGTTTTGAGCACCAGGAATACACGATGAATGGGAACCATCACCACCCGCTGCCTATCGTTATAGCATCATCGCCCCTGCACGCTACCCAGCGCTATGCTACAATACCGGCAGACCCGCCTACCACACCAGGGAGGAACTGCAATGACCCATCCGATTGCCACCGCACCTGCCCCGCTCCCCGAAGACGACCCCTTCCGCTACGGCTGGCGCTACGTCCGTCGCCCCACCCCCGACGACCCCGACCACCTCGAACAGGTGCCGCTCACCCTCGAAGACGTGTTGCACCCCGAAGTGGGAGACTTCATCGTGCACAGTGACCGCCACGAAACCGACCGCATGTACCTCACGGCGGTGCTGCGTGCCCGGCTCGAACCGCACGGGCAGGCCATCGTGCTGAGTGATGTGCGGGTGGCGTGGGACGTGCCCGACCTGCGGCCGCACGGGCCCGGACGTGATGGTCATTCCGGGGCTGCGTGAGCGACGGGATTGGAGCACCTTTGACGTGGCGGAAGAGGGGGTACAACCGGCGCTGATTATTGAAATCACGTCGCCGGAGACGCGGGAGAACGACGTGGTGCGGAAGGTGGTGCACTACGCACGGGCCGGGGGTGGCGCAATACGTGATTGTGGACAACCTCGGGCGGCGGGGGGAGCGGCAGCTCCGGTTGCTCGATTACCGACTGGTGGGGGACACCTACCGGCTCCAGCCGCCCGATGCGCGGGGGTGGGTGTATCTGGAGGTTGCCGGGCTGTGGTTAGGGGTGGAAGGCGACCACGTGGTTTGCTACACCGACGACGGCACGGCGTTTGGCGACTATGCGACGGTAGTGCAGCAGGCGGCGGAAGCCGAGGCGAGAGCGCGACAGGAAGCGGCAGCACGGGCGGAGGCGGAAGCGCAGGCACGAGCGGGAGCAGAACAAGCGCAGCGGGAAGCGGCAGCGCGGGCGGAGGCGGAAGCGCAGGCACGAGCGGCAGCAGAACAAGCGCAGCGGGAAGCGGCAGCGCGGGCGGAGGCAGAAGCGCAGGCACGAGCGGCAGCAGAACAAGCGCAGCGGGAAGCGGCAGCGCGGGCGGAGGCGGAGGAACGGGCCCGGCGCGAAGCGGCAGCGCGGGCCGAGCTTGAAGCCCGCCTGCGCGCATTGGAGGCCGAGTTGCGGCGGATACGGCAGACGTAGCAGGATATTTTTCAAGGTGGAAGGACTGGCATGAAGAGGTTTTCAGAGTTCTGGGCTTCACCGAACAGTTTAACATTGTAGCGACACCGACGAATATCACACACCCATTGAGATAACTTCCAATCCATACCATCACCTGGATACGGATACGGGGTTTCTGGCCCGCGTTGTGTGGTACATTGCCGGAAACTAACGTGGTTTCAGAAACCACTCCTTCCGGTGCTGTAACGGGCATAGTCAACGAGACGATAGATTCATAGCAGCAGCCAACCTGTCAGAACGAAAAGCTTCGCGTTTCCTCACAACTGCGGGCGAGTTGGAGTCCCGCTTTGCTGCTCACTCCTCAAATCACTTGCGGGTAGGAAAAATGTTGAAAAGCTCTGGTGCCATCCACTCTTGCACTGAAGTGTACTAAATGCTATATCTGATCGAACGGTGTTATATCTCGGGAGTGCAATCAATGCGGGTTATCATTCGTGAAGTGTTGAATGTTGGTGGCTTCTTTGCCGGTGAAACTGTGACACTGGCAGTACAGTCCTGGCCTGATGGCGGTCCTGAGCAGACACTAACTATTGACGATGCAGCCCTGACTAACGTCACTGCCCGTCATCTTCTGACACCGGGGATGGTGCTAGAGTTGGTTTTTAGCGGTGATCGGGTTGAACACGCGAGTTTGCTCGCTGCTCCCGATTACACTGCATTACAAGCGGCGCTGCGTCCGCAACCAATCGAACCAACACCGGTGCCACGAGTGTTGAGTTTTCGTTGTCGTGCCTGCAACTTATGGACGCCGGCGGTCGGTGATCCGCCAGTCTGTGGTCTATGTGGAGCGCCAGCACCGCGTCTGTCTTAACGTCGAATTGGGACACCTCACAGGGTGTCCCAATGTCCGCACGTCACTCCATCTGGTTCTTACGAAAGATGAAATGTAGCAACGAGACGTCCGAATTGGAGCCTGGTGCCGTCGCTGAGAGGTATTGGGGTTTGTGGTTCGATGCGCTGTCCGTTTACGCGCGTATGATTGGTGCTGTTTAGATCAACGATACTCCACTGATTGCCGATATGTACGATCTTGGCATGCTGACGACTGACACCACCTAGTTCACCACCATAGGGCGTCAAATCGATTTCAGGGAAGATATTACTCACCGGGTCTTCGCGTCCGATAATATACTCGCTCTTGCCGGGAGGTAAGACAATCTCACTGCCATCAGCTAACACCAGACGTGCTGTAACCGGTGGTGGAGAAACTATTGGTGTAGCAATGGGTGTAGGGGCTGTCGGATGCGCTGGTGTATGAGCTGGGGGTGTGCTGCCTGTGAGCGCCGCCAGCTCAGCTTCAGTTTTAGCCAATTCGGCTTTTGCCGCATCAAGACCGGCCGTGATGAAGGCTGGAACACTCCCTGCCGGATAGCGGGCTGCCATTTGTTCATATTGCGCTACTGTCTCGCGATGAGCAGCAAGTAGAGCTTCAAGTCGCGCTACTTCTGCTGGGTCTGGAGCGACCGGTAACGCGGCCAGCTCTGCTTCAGTCTTGGCTAGCTCGGCTCGTGCTGCATCAAGGCCAGCCGTGATGAAGGCTGGGACACTCCCGGCCGGATAGCGGGCTGCCATTTGTTCGTATTGCGCTACTGTCTCACGATGAGCGGCAAGCAGGGCTTCAAGCCGTGCACGCTCAGCGGCAATATCGCTCATTGCCGATGCCTGGGGTGATGACGCTTCGGTTGCTGTCGGTAAGCTTGATGGTGCAGATGCTGTTGCCGGTGTCGGCACTGCGGCGGTCGGCGTAGTGGTGATTGGTACCTCAGCGGTCGGCGCCTCGGCGGGTGGCGCGATAACGGTCGGCGCCTCGGCGGGTGGCGCGATAACAGTTGGCGCCTCGGTGGGCGGTGCGATAACGGTCGGCGCCTCGGCGGGTGGCGCGATAACGGTCGGCGCCTCGGCGGGTGGCGCGATAACGGTTGGCGCCTCGGCGGGTGGCGCGATAACGGTTGGCGCCTCGGCGGGTGGCGCGATAACGGTCGGCGCCTCGGCGGGTGGCGCGATAACGGTTGGCGCCTCGGCGGGTGGCGCGATAACGGTTGGCGCCTCGGCGGGTGGCGCGATAACGGTTGGCGCCTCGGCAGGTGGCGCGATAACGGTCGGCGCCTCGGCAGGTGGTAACGTAGATTCCTTCAGATCGGCGCCGCAATTGTCGCAGAAGCGTTCGCCGGGTAATACTGGATCGCCGCACTCGGGGCACACGAGTTTTGGTGACGGTGGGGCAATGAGGGTTGCCTGCTCGGAAGGGGGCGTTGATACAGGTGGTATTGCCATCAAATCGGCGCCGCAGATGCTACAAAAGCGCTCACCGGGTAAGATGGCAGCACCACACGATGGACACGACGTGGCGAGGGCCGTGGGTTGATCATGGGCCGTGATCACCGGTGTTGGCGCCGGCTCAGGTTCAGTTAAGCGTCGACCACACTGATCACAAAAGCGGTTGGTTAGCTCATTTGGCGCGCCGCAAGAGGGACAGATAATCATAGTTGTTTCCTCATATTGGCTAGTGGTCGCTTTTTCTGTAAGCGACCATTCGACATAGGGCGATTTCTGTCTGAAAGATCTTACTGTTCTTCTAAACGTTGGGTAAGGCGACGTGTTGCGTAGCGTAACTCTTTCTGCGCTTCCGAGCTAAGCTGTTGCCCTTGCGCAAGTGCTGCGGCTTGCTGCTGCGCCTTCTCTGCCAACTCTAGTTCGCCCAAATCGAGCAGGCGAGTGGCCGCAGCTCGCAGCTTTTGGGTTGCACCGGTCACGTTTCCGGTTGCGGCTTCCTGCAACGCCTTGGTTTGCAATTTGAAAGCTGTGACCCGCTCAACTAGATTCATCACCTCTGGAACATAACTCTCTGGCCCTACCTGATCTGCCACGTCAAGCAGGATATCTTGCTTGATCACCACTTCACCGGTTTGCTGAACTGGGGTAGTATGCAATTCAGCCTGTGCAATCCGGAAACGACCTTTTGCCCGTGGGGGTAACACAAGATCGATGAGTACTGCTACGGTTTGTCCGCCAACCAGGTCGCCGAGACGTACAGCAACTGCTGTCTCATCAGTTGGTTGATAGCCGAGGTTTTCGATAATTGGCTTTACCCGGTAGACAGTACGCGGTGTTGCGTCACGTACAAATCGTAATAACAGTCTGGTATTGGTGGCAACCGTTGCTCGATCATCTTGAATAACTTTTTGAAAGAAATCTCCAATCTGCGCGGGCGAGGCAATATAATCAGCATACCCGTTACTGGCGGCTGCAATATCGTCGAGCAACTGCTCATTCCACTCAGTGCCTAGGCCGAACGCGGCAATACGAACTCCCGACTGTCCCAACGTGCGTGCAAGATCACGACATAGTGGTTCGTCACCCCACGTTTGCCCATCGGTCAAGAGGACCATTCGGCTAAGGCGATCAGGACCGAGGTATTTTTGCAGTTCAACATGACCAGCTTGCATCCCAAGAGACATCGCCGTTCCACCGGCTTCACTGATCGTATTAACTGCCGCTATGAATTGCGAACGATCACCAACCGGTGTGGCCGGCACTAGCGTTTGCACATTGTCGTCGAAGATAACAATGGATGCGATGTCGTTTGGGTTCAGTCGTTCGATGACCTGGCGAGTTGCTGCTTTCAGATTGTCAAGTTTTGCTCCCTGCATCGAACCTGAACGGTCGAGCACAAAGCAAATGTTCAACGGTAGTGAGGCAGCCAATGTGGTAGGTGCTGCCGCTTCTACCAGCAGATATCCGACTTGAGGGGTTGAACTGGCCGGAATTGGTGTGCGTCCCCACTTGCAGGTAAGCGTGATTGCGTCAGACATATTATGACCCTATCTCTACAATGATGAGACTCAAAATACAACAGAGAAGAAATGCGCCGCTGCTGGTTGCAAAACCAATGGCTGCATCACGTCGTCCGTGCCTTGTCTGTGCTGTATTGGGGCTGACCAGGGCGATCAGGCTGAGCAGACCACCGATAAAGGCAAACATGAGCGCGCCTAATGCAATGATGACGCCGAGTGCAGCCATCACATTATCAGGATCAGAGATGGTAAGGCTGGTAAGCGCAATTGCGATGATCATCAGGACATCACCAGTAATTCCGATCCAGAGACCAGCAGTGGCCATGCCAGTACTGGCCTGCACAACAACAGGGCCGGGATTGGCAGTACCATCTCGTGCAGCGATAGCTGCTGCCAGGTTTGGCTGAGCCTGGGGTTGCACATTCACGAGTTGACCACTGCCAAGTAGCGCTTGTTGCAACTCGATCACGTTGGCAAAGCGACGTGATGGATCATTATCAGTAGCGCGGGCAATTGCTGCGGCAATGTACGGTGGCACCGATGGGTTCAGTTGATTGACGGGTGGCAGTCGAAATGGCGTCGTGCTCGGATCATGACCGGTCAAGAGATGGTGCATCAATACACCGAGACTGTAAATATCGGAACGGGCATCGGTCTGACCGCGTCCGTACTGTTCGGGTGCGCTGTAGCCAGGAGTACCAAATGCCTGGGTATCACGCTCTTTTCCCGGTTTGAAAAGGCGGGCAATCCCAAAATCGACCAGTTTGATCTTGCCTTCCGGTGTGATCATGACATTGGTTGGCTTCAGATCACGGAAGATGATCGGCGGTTGTTGGGCGTGCAAGTAGGCTAAAACCTCACAGATTTGCGTCGTCCAACGTAGAACCTCATGCAGTGGGCGGGGTAGACCTACTCGGTTTACATAATCCCGCAGATTTTCACCAGGCACGAACTCCATGACCAGGTAATGACGCCCGTTCTCTTCAAAGTGATCGGTTACTCGCGGCAAGGCTGGGTGATTCAGCTTTGCCAGCAATTCGGCCTCTTGCTGAAATGCCATTTGCGCCTGCTGCCGTTCAATCGGTGAGGTAATCGCGGCATCGCTCATCTCTTTGACCGCCCATAGGGCAGTACTGAGACGCCGATCGGTTGCAAGATAGACCGATCCCATACCCCCAGCGCCGAGTCGTCTGCGCAGTTCGTAGCGTCCTTGTAAGACCATCAGCGGTGGTGTGTCTGTTGCTGATGTCTGACTACGAAGCCGGGTACCACATTCTGGGCAGAAGATGATTTCGTCATGTACATTAGCGCCACATTGTGGACATCTCATAGACTCAGTCTCACCAGAATCACTGCAATATTGTCTTCACCACCAGCCTGGTTTGCCGCTTCTACCAAAGCCTTACTCGCCTGTTGGGGATCGGCTTCTTCGGCAATGATTCGTTCCATCAGCGGATCACGAGTCATTTCCCATTGACCATCCGAACAAAGTAACAGGGCGTCGCCAGGGCGCAGCCGTAAGCTAAAGAGATCGACTTGTAGTTCTTTGCGATCACCAAGTGATCGCAAAACAGCGTTTCGCTGTGGATGGGTGTAGATGTCATCTTCTTGTAGATGCCCTAGCTCAACTAACCGCATCACCAGTGAGTGATCCCTCGTGATCCGTTGTAGTTTCCCATCCCGATACAGATACGTTCGGCTATCACCAACATTGGCAATGACTGCTCGATCACCTATCACCAGTGCCATCGTGATCGTTGATCCCATATCGTTGGCCTGGGCGCGTCCTTCACCGGCAATTGCCGCGTTTGCCTCCAGCACAGCCTGCTGTACCAGCGAACGCATTTCTGCCTCGTGATACAGACGCTGACCGCTCAACATTTGTTGCAGATACGAATCGATAATCGTGCGGGCTGCATGGCGTATTGCCAGACCACTGGCCACCTCACCCGCAGCGTGTCCACCCATGCCATCGGCAACAACATACAACCCCCAGCTCTGTCGTTGACCATTGTTCTCCAGACAAAGAGTGAGTTTAAACAGGCTGTCTTCGTTGTGATCGCGTACCAGGCCAGTATCAGTATATGAGCCGGCCAGTTGCAGCAATGGTACGGGATGCATCCGTTCATCACGCAGTGCACTCAAACGATGCGCTACAGCAGTTGCGTCGGGAAGTTCCCCGGTACGGATCTGACGGAGGATGGTTCCTAGGCTCTCGCCTGGTTGGTCATTGTCGATGGGAGTAATCTCGTCTAGGCGTTGGGTTATTCGTGGTGTCTCTGTTAGGCGTTCAAGTACGTCAGCCAGTGTCCGCAAATCGGCCTGGAATGCGGTTGTCCGTTCGTTATCGCTTACCAGTCTGAGCTGATGGGCATGTCTGAGCGCAATCTGATCGACGCTGTTCAGACCGAGATCATCGATCGTCAATGTCCCCAGGCTGATCCCGACGCTGTGAAGACTGACCAGCAATTGTGCCAGGGCAGTGCCGAACGCGAGAGCTGTCGTCTCATCAACGGGAACAGGTAGTGGTTTGAGTTCAGGATCGATAAGAACCGTTAATTGCATCTCGTCGATATCGCACTGCTCCAATACATCGGGCAACATAGCGCGGGCCAGCGGATCGGCCAGGCGCGGGATCAAGGCTGGCCCTCTGGGATCAGCACGAGTTGACAGGAAAGCCGGATAAGTACGGACTTCGAGCGCAGCACCACAATCAATGCAGTACGACTCATTGGCTTCGTTAGCAGTTGATCCACAAGCCCAGCACTGTTGCCACGGTGCCAGATCACGTACCTCTAGCGGGCCAACCGGCCAGGGGTCGCTCAACGGATAGGTAGGCGAAAAACGATCAGCAAAGCGTGGAAGTTGCGCTTCCATATGATCCTCCTCACCGGTAGACGGTGATACAGCGGGTTCAATCGTCTGAGTTACCAACGTGTACAACCAACCTTCGGTAACCGGTAATGGGTGATGGCCCGGTAAAGGTTGACCGCAACCCGCACAACAGCGAGCATGTGAGCGATTTTCTCTACCACAGATTGAACAACGCATACTTTTGACCTACATTGTTGGCGCAGTCTCGATGCGTGCCAGGGCAACTGAGATGTTATCGTGTCCACCACGTTGATTGGCTAAGTCGATCAACGCACTTGCCGCCTGGATCGGCTCGTCGGCAAGGGCCAGTCGCGCCAATTCTTCGTCGGTTACGTGGTTGTACAAGCCATCAGAGCAAATCAATAAGACATCACCCGCAGCCAGTGGTTGGACACGGGTATCGATTACCAGCGGTTGATCGGCACCTAGTGAACGGTAAAGGATGTGTCGTTGCAGATGAGTACGCGCAGCTTCTGGACTAAGCTGCCCAATATCGACCAGACGGGCAACAATGGTGTGGTCGGTGGTTAATTGGATATACACTGGTGCTTCATCGCCGGTGCCAGGTGTGATCAGGTATGCACGACTATCACCAACGTGGGCAAGGTACGCATGGCGGTGTGTAATCAGCGCTAACGTCGCCGTTGTTCCCATCCCGGCCCGACGGGGATCGGCGCGAGCCGCAGCTACAATGCGTTCGTGCGCCGCCTGAATCGCGCCTTGCAAGCATGCTAACCATTGTTCATCGGTGTCTGGCAAGGTTTCGTTGAGCGTTTGCTGCAAAAATATCTTAATCGTCTCGCTTGCCAGTTGTGATGCAACTTCACCAGCCGCAGCTCCTCCCATTCCGTCAGCCACTAGGAGTAAGGCTGCGAATGGCTGTTGCTCACCGAGACTGAACATCCCCGCGTAAACGGTATCTTCGTTGGTGCTTCGCACCTGACCAACATGACTGCGCACCGCAATTCTGGTTTTCAGCGGGGGGAGTGGTGAGCTTATCTGCCACGGAGCGGAAAGCGACGAACCACACGAGACACAAAAGCGGGCTCCTGCTCGATTCCCGCGTCCGCACAGTGGACACGCGAGCGGGTATTGTCGTTGAGCTGGCAAACGAGTGGTAATGCGAATCGTTTCCCGTCCCTGACCGATCTGGTGGGCCAGACTGGCGAGAATCTGGGATAGTTCTCTTAATGCTTGCCCAGCCTGTTCACGCGCTACACCGGTAGAGTCTTCGTACTGCCGACGCCAGAAAGCGATCCCGGCCTCGACAATAATCATCAGATCGCGAATGCTCATCGTGTCACCGGTGAGCGTTAGCTGTCGTTCACCGGTCACGATCACCTGTTCAGGCAACGGTATCAGAAGAGCGCCACAATACGGGCATACCTGCTGGGTTGCCCCAACCGTTTTTCCGCAAACCCTGCATTGCCCTTGAACGTGCGTTGTCACCGGTTGTCCTTGTCGCTGCTGAAATGTCAGTCCTGCGCCTATGCCGTATGACGTTGCACCGAACGTGTTGGATGCATCATCACCTACGTCTATCAGTGACCCAACTTATCAATTACGGGCATTTCCTGAATCTTGCCGGTCTTGCAAAGCGGGTTAATCTATGCTATCACAAGGTAGGAACTGTTTGACTGGAACGCCTCGCATTATAGCACAGGAGCTATGCTTGTGGCGCCCGTAAAGCCCTCAATATGCCCGTTTTGTCAGACCCCTCTCGCTCGTATAGATGCTCGCTTTTGTCCATCTTGTGGTCGCTCACTCGCGACCTCAACCGCTTCGTCTACGATGATGATAAACAGTGGCCCAGTGTTGCACATTACCGAGCCGAGCAGTACTCGCGATGTTGTGTTGGGAGCGCAACCACTTACGCTCGGTCGGGCGCCTGATAACGATATTGTACTGCAATCTCGCTTCGTCAGCGGGCGTCACGCCCGTATTGAGCCTGTCGGCCATGGGCACCGTATCGTTGATGTCGGCAGCCGGAATGGCTTACTATTTGCCGGGCGACGAATCACCGAGCGCGAACTGGCTGATGGTGACGTGTTACGCATCGGCGATCCGGCAACCGGTAATTTTGTCTCACTGACCTATCATAATCCAGCGTTGGCAAAAACACCTGCCCTCCACGAGGCGCCGAGTCGGTTTCCACTCGATCCAAACGATCCTGAAATTACGATAGGTCGCGTGGGCTGTGACATCATTCTCGATAATCCGCAGGTCTCACGTTTCCATGCGCAGATTGATCGTGCCCCTGGTGGTACTGTCGTCTTGCGCGATATGGGCAGTACCAACGGCACGTTTGTCAACGGTCAGCGGGTTACTGCACCGGTTGTGCTCAAGCCGGGTGATGTAATACAGATTGGTGCCTTCAAGCTTGTATACAACATTACCAGTCTTGATCGCTACGATCAGCGCGGTGCGCTGCGGATCGATGCGCGCAACCTATCACGGGTTGTGGCACGCAATGGTGTGCAGCGCGTCATTCTGCATGATGTCTCGCTGTCGATAGCGCCACGGGAGTTTGTGGCAATTGTTGGTGGTTCAGGTACCGGCAAGAGTACGCTTATGAAGGCACTGTGCGGCTATGCTCCGGCGGATCAGGGGCAAGTGCTGGTCAACGGCGACAATTTCTACCGCAATTTTGGCGCCTACCGCTCGGTATTGGGCTACGTGCCGCAAGATGATATTCTGCATCGCTCGCTACCGGTGCAACGGGCGCTTGAATATGCGGCGCGTCTCCGTTTACCGGCTGACACCACCGACCAGGAAGTCGCAGCCCGGATCGACCGGGTGCTCGAAGATGTTGAGATGACCGCCCATCGTGACAAACCGATTGATGCACTATCGGGCGGGCAACGGAAACGGGTGAGTATTGGCGCCGAATTACTGGCCGATCCGAGCCTCTTCTTCCTCGATGAACCAACTAGTGGACTCGACCCTGGGCTGGAAAAGAAGATGATGTATACCCTGCGCCGACTAGCCGACAGCGGACGGACAGTGATCCTGGTTACCCATGCTACGGCAAACATCACTCAATGCGATCATGTCATCTTTATGGCCGGTAATGGGCGGATGGTCTTCTTCGGCCCGCCCGATGATGCACTCCGCTTTTTTCAGGTCACGAGTGGCGATTTTGCCGACATCTATACTAAAATCGAAGGGATTGCTTCACCTGAGCATCCGGTGGTGCGGCAGGATGTACGGGCTGAATATGAAGCCTGGCAGGCTGCCCATCCGCAGGCAGCTTCACCGCCGACACTGGCCGAGCTATGGGAAATACGTTACCGTCAGTCGCCATTTTACCAACAGTATGTCGTAAATCGGCTTGCAGCCGCACCGGTTGGCCCGCACATCACGAGTAATAGTGCAGGCCAGACCAGGCAACGCATTTCCGCATGGCGGCAATTTCGTCTGCTCAGCCAGCGCTACTTCGATCTAATGCTGCAAGATCGCCGCAATCTTATGATCTTATTGTTGCAGGCGCCTATCATCGCCTTGCTCCTTATGCTCGTAGCACGGAGTGATGCCCTCACCGGCGTACAGGCGCAAGACCTGATTCAGCGTGGCGAAGCGAAAAAGGTGCTCTTCATGCTGGCAATCGTGAGTGTCTGGTTTGGGATCATTAATGCCGCCCGTGAAATAACAAAGGAGCAGGCGGTCTATCGGCGTGAACGCCTGGTCAACTTGCAGATTGCACCGTATCTCCTCTCTAAGGTGGCCGTGCTCAGTCTGCTCATTTTGATCCAAACGATTGTGTTGTTGGGGATGGTCTTGCTGAAAGTGTCGTTCCCTGCGGAAACCGGTATCTTGCTACCGACACTCGTCGAAACCTTCATCACCCTACTTCTTTCGGCAGGGGCCGGGATGGCGCTCGGTCTGGCAATCAGTGCGGTATCGGCAACTCCTGATCGGGCGATCAGTCTGGTGCCCTTTGCCCTGATTCCCCAGATTCTGTTTGCCGGTTTGATCTTTACTATTGAGGGCCTTGCAACCCCACTCTCGTGGCTTACGATCAGTCGCTGGTCGATGGATGCACTCGGCGCCAGCCTTGATCTGAACCGTCTCTGTCATTTGCCCAACACCGATGATAAGGGAAGCATTCCACCCGGTTGTACGCCTGGCTTTCTCGAAACCGAAGCTGCCTTTAGCCATGACCCACTCCATTTGGTGGGAAGGTGGGTTATCCTGGTGAGTTATGCCGTCGTCTGTTTGTTCATCGCCGGATGGATGTTACGGCGGCGTGATCGGCGGGTATAAGAGAGTGTGAATGATATGTCATGTTCATAAATGACACCTGTACATTGTTTACGTCATTGTGCTTAGAGATAGGCTAAAATCGTCTTTTTATCCCTGTGCAAAACCTTGACGTTGAGCAGGTGGTAGCGTATAATCACAAGTGATAAACAGCAACCTTTGAGACAATGGTGAAATAGACGTAATATACCGTGATATGGTCGATTCTTTCGTATTACACAGAGTAGGCATATGTCACTCGGACAAAAAATAGGGCGGTTACGTCAGGAACGAGGATTGACCTTGCAAGAAGTGGCCGAGGGTTCTGGCCTGACACCATCGTTTCTGAGCCGTCTTGAACGCGATAAAGTGAATATCTCGGTAGCAAATCTGCGCAAGTTGGCGCAATTTTTTAGTGTCCAAATGACTCATTTCTTTGAGGGCGAAGATGACCAGCAGGTCGGTCAAGTCGTGCGGGTAGCTGACCGGGTTCGCCTCTCGCTCGATGATGCACCGGTACAGGTCTTTTCGCTCTTACCTCCCAACAGCGATCTCGATGCGCGCCTGATCGAAGCCTACCCTGGAAGTAGTCAACAAGGCTTTTCTTCACGGGGAAGCCAGATGGTTCATATTCTGAGCGGTCGTGTGCGCTATACGCTTGGGGAAGAGCAGTATGAACTCGATGCCGGTGATACGCTCTTCTTTCGTGATGATACGGCGTATAGCTGGACAAATATCGGTCATTCAATTGCCACGATTCTCACGGTCAGTACCCTTAATTCACGGGATGATCGTTGATGATGGCATATATCTGTTGAGGTTCAATGAATTTCTTGTCCCCTCGGTTGCTTCGTCAGATTGGTCGCTGGCTGTTAATCATCGTCTCACTCTATCTGATCGGCTGGTTAGTGATGAATGCCGGGTCGGCGGTGACACCATTTATTTTTGGTGGTGTCCTCGCCTATCTGTTTCTACCCCTG comes from Chloroflexus sp. Y-396-1 and encodes:
- a CDS encoding zinc ribbon domain-containing protein, with product MIICPSCGAPNELTNRFCDQCGRRLTEPEPAPTPVITAHDQPTALATSCPSCGAAILPGERFCSICGADLMAIPPVSTPPSEQATLIAPPSPKLVCPECGDPVLPGERFCDNCGADLKESTLPPAEAPTVIAPPAEAPTVIAPPAEAPTVIAPPAEAPTVIAPPAEAPTVIAPPAEAPTVIAPPAEAPTVIAPPAEAPTVIAPPAEAPTVIAPPTEAPTVIAPPAEAPTVIAPPAEAPTAEVPITTTPTAAVPTPATASAPSSLPTATEASSPQASAMSDIAAERARLEALLAAHRETVAQYEQMAARYPAGSVPAFITAGLDAARAELAKTEAELAALPVAPDPAEVARLEALLAAHRETVAQYEQMAARYPAGSVPAFITAGLDAAKAELAKTEAELAALTGSTPPAHTPAHPTAPTPIATPIVSPPPVTARLVLADGSEIVLPPGKSEYIIGREDPVSNIFPEIDLTPYGGELGGVSRQHAKIVHIGNQWSIVDLNSTNHTRVNGQRIEPQTPIPLSDGTRLQFGRLVATFHLS
- a CDS encoding VWA domain-containing protein, translating into MSDAITLTCKWGRTPIPASSTPQVGYLLVEAAAPTTLAASLPLNICFVLDRSGSMQGAKLDNLKAATRQVIERLNPNDIASIVIFDDNVQTLVPATPVGDRSQFIAAVNTISEAGGTAMSLGMQAGHVELQKYLGPDRLSRMVLLTDGQTWGDEPLCRDLARTLGQSGVRIAAFGLGTEWNEQLLDDIAAASNGYADYIASPAQIGDFFQKVIQDDRATVATNTRLLLRFVRDATPRTVYRVKPIIENLGYQPTDETAVAVRLGDLVGGQTVAVLIDLVLPPRAKGRFRIAQAELHTTPVQQTGEVVIKQDILLDVADQVGPESYVPEVMNLVERVTAFKLQTKALQEAATGNVTGATQKLRAAATRLLDLGELELAEKAQQQAAALAQGQQLSSEAQKELRYATRRLTQRLEEQ
- a CDS encoding Stp1/IreP family PP2C-type Ser/Thr phosphatase; amino-acid sequence: MEAQLPRFADRFSPTYPLSDPWPVGPLEVRDLAPWQQCWACGSTANEANESYCIDCGAALEVRTYPAFLSTRADPRGPALIPRLADPLARAMLPDVLEQCDIDEMQLTVLIDPELKPLPVPVDETTALAFGTALAQLLVSLHSVGISLGTLTIDDLGLNSVDQIALRHAHQLRLVSDNERTTAFQADLRTLADVLERLTETPRITQRLDEITPIDNDQPGESLGTILRQIRTGELPDATAVAHRLSALRDERMHPVPLLQLAGSYTDTGLVRDHNEDSLFKLTLCLENNGQRQSWGLYVVADGMGGHAAGEVASGLAIRHAARTIIDSYLQQMLSGQRLYHEAEMRSLVQQAVLEANAAIAGEGRAQANDMGSTITMALVIGDRAVIANVGDSRTYLYRDGKLQRITRDHSLVMRLVELGHLQEDDIYTHPQRNAVLRSLGDRKELQVDLFSLRLRPGDALLLCSDGQWEMTRDPLMERIIAEEADPQQASKALVEAANQAGGEDNIAVILVRLSL
- a CDS encoding serine/threonine-protein kinase, translated to MRCPQCGANVHDEIIFCPECGTRLRSQTSATDTPPLMVLQGRYELRRRLGAGGMGSVYLATDRRLSTALWAVKEMSDAAITSPIERQQAQMAFQQEAELLAKLNHPALPRVTDHFEENGRHYLVMEFVPGENLRDYVNRVGLPRPLHEVLRWTTQICEVLAYLHAQQPPIIFRDLKPTNVMITPEGKIKLVDFGIARLFKPGKERDTQAFGTPGYSAPEQYGRGQTDARSDIYSLGVLMHHLLTGHDPSTTPFRLPPVNQLNPSVPPYIAAAIARATDNDPSRRFANVIELQQALLGSGQLVNVQPQAQPNLAAAIAARDGTANPGPVVVQASTGMATAGLWIGITGDVLMIIAIALTSLTISDPDNVMAALGVIIALGALMFAFIGGLLSLIALVSPNTAQTRHGRRDAAIGFATSSGAFLLCCILSLIIVEIGS